A single window of Onychostoma macrolepis isolate SWU-2019 chromosome 16, ASM1243209v1, whole genome shotgun sequence DNA harbors:
- the entpd3 gene encoding ectonucleoside triphosphate diphosphohydrolase 3: MAKVAIALAAAFMLASIAVIISIAVVQTHKKTYISRGLKYGIVLDAGSSRTTVYLYEWPAEKENNTGVVRETKKCQVEGPGISDIGKNEDQDKKTWESLKECIENITKIIPSHRHNSTPVFLGATAGMRLLHMKDEETSNTILKNIQDYLSSLPFNFQNASIISGQEEGLYGWITVNYLKGNFLEKTLWNAWIHPHGAKTVGSLDLGGASTQIAFATSDDAEAEDIIKVSLYGYEYNIYTHSFLCYGKNEAEKRVLAKLAKESTNWANLKHPCYPSGYNISMLAEDVFGSECTKNDLPTKYSPKRYIAFFGQSNPEQCKSLVRSIFDLTSCEGTENCSFDGVYQPPLSGDFMAYAGFYWTARALKVEGSKSMETFNTNMEMLCSKDWKTLKTFIKDIKDIHLKSYCYSANYVHSILEDGYKFNTDNWKNLNFQKEVNKTSIAWSLGYMLALSNMIPAEGKIIKLPINNVLYTGLLLLFSALTIITLTYLVIALVRFCY, from the exons ATGGCAAAAGTGGCAATAGCTTTGGCCGCCGCCTTTATGCTGGCCAGCATTGCAGTCATCATATCTATAGCAGTTGTACAAACTCATAAGAAGACTTATATATCCCGTGGATTAAAg taTGGTATTGTTTTGGATGCAGGCTCCTCCAGGACCACTGTGTATCTCTATGAGTGGCCTGCCgagaaagaaaacaacactGGGGTTGTGAGAGAGACCAAAAAGTGTCAGGTTGAAG GCCCTGGAATTTCAGATATTGGTAAAAATGAGGATCAGGACAAAAAGACATgggaaagtttaaaagaatgcATAGAAAATATAACCAAGATCATTCCTTCCCATCGGCATAACTCGACCCCAGTCTTCCTTGGGGCAACAGCAGGGATGAGGCTTCTACA TATGAAAGATGAAGAGACTTCCAACACTATTCTGAAAAACATCCAGGACTACCTTAGCTCCCTTCCTTTCAATTTTCAAAATGCTTCCATTATCTCTGGACAGGAAGAAGGCCTTTATGGCTGGATCACCGTCAACTACCTGAAGGGGAACTTCCTAGAG AAAACTCTCTGGAATGCCTGGATACATCCTCATGGGGCTAAGACAGTTGGCTCATTGGACTTGGGTGGAGCCTCCACCCAGATTGCCTTTGCCACTTCTGATGATGCCGAAGCTGAAGATATCATTAAGGTTTCACTCTATGGCTATGAATACAACATCTATACTCACAGTTTCCTCTGCTACGGGAAAAATGAAGCTGAGAAGAGAGTTCTGGCCAAACTTGCAAAG gAATCCACCAACTGGGCTAATCTGAAGCACCCCTGTTATCCTTCTGGCTACAATATCTCCATGCTTGCAGAGGATGTTTTTGGCAGTGAATGTACAAAGAATGATCTTCCAACGAAGTATAGCCCAAAGCGATATATTGCTTTCTTTGGACAGAGTAACCCTGAACAGTGCAAATCCTTGGTCAGGAGTATCTTTGACCTGACATCTTGCGAGGGAACTGAAAACTGTTCCTTTGATGGAGTTTATCAACCACCACTCAGTGGAGACTTCATG GCTTATGCAGGCTTCTACTGGACTGCTCGGGCTCTTAAAGTGGAGGGCTCCAAAAGTATGGAGACATTCAACACAAACATGGAAATGTTATGCTCAAAGGACTGGAAAACT CTCAAGACATTCATCAAAGACATCAAAGACATCCATCTGAAGTCCTACTGCTACTCTGCAAATTATGTGCACAGCATTCTTGAAGATGGTTACAAGTTCAACACAGACAACTGGAAAAATCTCAATTTTCAGAAAGAG GTAAATAAGACCAGTATAGCCTGGTCCCTGGGCTACATGCTTGCACTTTCAAACATGATCCCAGCCGAAGGGAAAATCATCAAGCTACCCATAAACAACGTCCTCTATACTGGGCTCCTCTTGCTGTTCTCTGCTCTGACTATCATCACCCTCACGTACCTCGTCATTGCGCTGGTGCGCTTTTGTTATTGA